One Xiphophorus couchianus chromosome 1, X_couchianus-1.0, whole genome shotgun sequence genomic region harbors:
- the cdh26.1 gene encoding cadherin-like protein 26 isoform X1: MFHTKLRRFCGFLLSHCKDANFVGWLPQHYISSSLYHRHSCQRGKELARSMMRSLSLLLLVALIVLGGSTEGSEHHKQAKREILSRSKRRWVLSTIELEEEMDVKYPYKISTMHNLKTADTEYEFEIKGDGVKEGLFSINKTTGEVYVHRRLDREQKKSYHITFDILDKITKQKIDRDLSFDVDVRDINDNAPRFAAFQKSYDVKENTKEGEYLPVIMDIVDDDEPGTINSSVVVTVGKQSPPEPKIAVKSINGKLHQLISEGCFDYDKEKHFSIVINASDRGKPPVSRTEVIELNIIDTNSHPPTFKKRQYEAEAVEMQTPDDILRVAVEDKDTPNTDGWRAKYSFISGNEDKIYKITTDPKTNEGIIGVVKAKNFDVTTLVKLQIRVENIEPLKVCKDGKLIEDSSILPAKDSVNVTVKMVDTNDAPVFEKFTAEVYQTEESEKGQVLYTPKVKDVDSSNVRFELLEDPAKWVTIDEKTGAITTIEKMDRESPFVDENNIYRIVIAAIDDGSPPATSTCTVSVHLRDINDNTPMLLNKTFILCSNHADKVMVRAKDADAEPFSGPFSFSLADGKTVSERWKIDPTYGEEVGIVLLKKSDYGKYSVPIRIQDKQSQAKEEKLAIEVCECDETGVCPKILSIGLGDAVIGIICAGLLAFLLLLLLLKCNQQKHTNPICSEEYTQTLMKYNEEGPGTDCNSKSNILPSMTMESNVNGIKLGHTQMYSNMNLTESQQFVHVQRSKKEDYMMNVNMDILESQRLRGLHKGMTRNARRSTVSSDMRSTVQSFPVSRSKSTWSDNRTSSVLQRSLSVTCDNQTNSSDDYVKIYDYEGNGNSCMSLDLLSSGNQQDDLSFLNDLGPQFKTLEKIIMANKSGVS; encoded by the exons ATGTTTCATACCAAACTAAGACGGTTTTGTGGTTTCTTACTGAGTCACTGCAAAGACGCAAACTTTGTGGGTTGGCTTCCCCAGCACTATATATCAAGTAGCCTCTACCACAGACACTCCTGTCAGAGAGGAAAGGAATTAGCGAGAAGCATGATGAGGAGCCTTTCCCTGCTTCTGTTG GTTGCATTAATAGTCTTGGGAGGTAGTACAGAGGGCAGTGAGCACCATAAACAAGCTAAACGG GAAATCTTATCACGTTCCAAAAGAAGATGGGTCCTGTCTACGATAGAACTAGAAGAGGAAATGGACGTGAAATACCCGTACAAAATTTCTACA ATGCACAATCTTAAGACAGCAGATACAGAATATGAGTTTGAAATAAAGGGAGATGGTGTGAAAGAAGGACTGTTCAGCATTAATAAAACAACTGGAGAAGTCTATGTACATAGGCGCCTCGACAGGGAACAGAAGAAATCCTATCAT ATCACATTTGATAtcttggacaaaattacaaagcaaaaaatTGACCGAGATCTATCTTTTGATGTGGATGTAAGAGACATAAACGACAACGCACCGAGGTTCGCTGCGTTTCAGAAAAGTTACGATGTGAAAGAAAATACGAAAGAAG GAGAATACCTGCCAGTGATCATGGACATTGTAGACGACGATGAGCCAGGCACAATCAACTCATCAGTTGTGGTCACTGTGGGTAAACAAAGCCCACCTGAACCAAAGATTGCAGTAAAGAGCATTAATGGCAAACTACATCAACTCATATCTGAAGGATGCTTTGACTATGAT aaagaaaaacacttttccatTGTTATTAATGCATCTGATCGTGGAAAACCACCAGTTTCCAGAACTGAAGTTATTGAACTCAATATTATTGACACAAACAGTCATCCACCCACGTTTAAGAAGAGACAG taTGAAGCTGAGGCTGTGGAAATGCAAACCCCTGATGATATTTTAAGAGTTGCAGTAGAGGATAAGGACACTCCCAACACTGACGGCTGGCGAGCCAAGTACTCCTTTATTAGTGGCAATGAagataaaatctacaaaattaCCACTGACCCTAAAACAAATGAAGGGATCATTGGTGTTGTCAAG GCGAAGAATTTTGACGTAACTACTTTGGTAAAACTGCAAATCAGAGTTGAGAATATTGAACCATTAAAAGTCTGTAAAGATGGAAAATTAATTGAAGATTCAAGCATCCTTCCAGCAAAAGATTCTGTCAACGTCACAGTGAAAATGGTTGACACTAATGATGCTCCGGTGTTCGAAAAATTTACAGCTGAGGTATACCAGACAGAGGAATCAGAGAAAGGACAGGTGCTGTATACCCCTAAGGTTAAAGATGTTGACTCCTCTAACGTCAG GTTTGAACTGTTAGAAGACCCTGCTAAATGGGTGACTATTGATGAAAAAACAGGAGCAATCACAACAATCGAGAAGATGGATAGAGAGTCACCTTTTGTAGATGAGAACAATATTTACAGAATTGTTATTGCTGCCATAGATGATG GTTCACCTCCAGCCACAAGTACATGCACAGTCAGTGTCCACCTCAGGGATATCAATGATAACACTCCTATGCTGCTCAACAAGACTTTCATTTTGTGTTCAAACCATGCTGACAAGGTCATGGTGCGTGCTAAAGATGCTGATGCTGAGCCATTCAGTGGACCCTTCAGTTTCTCCTTGGCAGATGGTAAAACTGTGAGCGAACGCTGGAAAATAGATCCTACCTACG gTGAAGAGGTTGGCATTGTTTTGCTGAAGAAATCTGACTACGGTAAATACTCTGTACCGATACGGATTCAGGACAAACAGAGTCAAGCTAAGGAGGAGAAATTAGCCATTGAGGTTTGTGAGTGTGACGAAACCGGTGTTTGCCCAAAGATCTTGTCAATTGGCCTTGGTGACGCTGTCATAGGAATAATTTGTGCAGGACTGCTTGCATTTCTAT TATTGCTCcttcttttgaaatgtaatcaacaaaaacatacaaacccTATATGCAGTGAAGAATACACTCAGACACTGATGAAGTACAATGAAGAAGGACCGGGCACTGATTGCAAT TCTAAGTCCAACATCTTACCATCAATGACTATGGAGAGTAATGTAAACGGCATCAAGCTGGGCCATACACAG ATGTACTCCAACATGAACCTAACAGAGTCTCAGCAGTTTGTTCACGTCCAAAGAAGTAAAAAGGAGGATTACATG ATGAATGTAAACATGGACATATTGGAGTCTCAGCGGCTGAGAGGCCTTCACAAAGGCATGACGAGAAATGCCAGA CGCTCAACAGTGTCATCAGACATGAGGAGCACAGTTCAG agctTTCCCGTCAGCCGTTCTAAGAGTACCTGGTCAGATAATCGTACTTCCAGTGTACTTCAGAGG TCTCTTTCAGTGACTTGTGATAACCAAACAAATAGCTCAGACGACTATGTCAAGATTTATGATTATGAGGGGAATGGCAACAGCTGCATGTCACTGGATTTGCTGTCATCTGGCAACCAACAGGATGATTTAAGCTTTTTGAATGATCTCGGACCACAGTTCAAGACCTTGGAAAAGATCATTATGGCAAACAAGTCTGGAGTTTCCTAA
- the cdh26.1 gene encoding cadherin-like protein 26 isoform X2: MFHTKLRRFCGFLLSHCKDANFVGWLPQHYISSSLYHRHSCQRGKELARSMMRSLSLLLLVALIVLGGSTEGSEHHKQAKREILSRSKRRWVLSTIELEEEMDVKYPYKISTMHNLKTADTEYEFEIKGDGVKEGLFSINKTTGEVYVHRRLDREQKKSYHITFDILDKITKQKIDRDLSFDVDVRDINDNAPRFAAFQKSYDVKENTKEGEYLPVIMDIVDDDEPGTINSSVVVTVGKQSPPEPKIAVKSINGKLHQLISEGCFDYDKEKHFSIVINASDRGKPPVSRTEVIELNIIDTNSHPPTFKKRQYEAEAVEMQTPDDILRVAVEDKDTPNTDGWRAKYSFISGNEDKIYKITTDPKTNEGIIGVVKAKNFDVTTLVKLQIRVENIEPLKVCKDGKLIEDSSILPAKDSVNVTVKMVDTNDAPVFEKFTAEVYQTEESEKGQVLYTPKVKDVDSSNVRFELLEDPAKWVTIDEKTGAITTIEKMDRESPFVDENNIYRIVIAAIDDGSPPATSTCTVSVHLRDINDNTPMLLNKTFILCSNHADKVMVRAKDADAEPFSGPFSFSLADGEEVGIVLLKKSDYGKYSVPIRIQDKQSQAKEEKLAIEVCECDETGVCPKILSIGLGDAVIGIICAGLLAFLLLLLLLKCNQQKHTNPICSEEYTQTLMKYNEEGPGTDCNSKSNILPSMTMESNVNGIKLGHTQMYSNMNLTESQQFVHVQRSKKEDYMMNVNMDILESQRLRGLHKGMTRNARRSTVSSDMRSTVQSFPVSRSKSTWSDNRTSSVLQRSLSVTCDNQTNSSDDYVKIYDYEGNGNSCMSLDLLSSGNQQDDLSFLNDLGPQFKTLEKIIMANKSGVS, translated from the exons ATGTTTCATACCAAACTAAGACGGTTTTGTGGTTTCTTACTGAGTCACTGCAAAGACGCAAACTTTGTGGGTTGGCTTCCCCAGCACTATATATCAAGTAGCCTCTACCACAGACACTCCTGTCAGAGAGGAAAGGAATTAGCGAGAAGCATGATGAGGAGCCTTTCCCTGCTTCTGTTG GTTGCATTAATAGTCTTGGGAGGTAGTACAGAGGGCAGTGAGCACCATAAACAAGCTAAACGG GAAATCTTATCACGTTCCAAAAGAAGATGGGTCCTGTCTACGATAGAACTAGAAGAGGAAATGGACGTGAAATACCCGTACAAAATTTCTACA ATGCACAATCTTAAGACAGCAGATACAGAATATGAGTTTGAAATAAAGGGAGATGGTGTGAAAGAAGGACTGTTCAGCATTAATAAAACAACTGGAGAAGTCTATGTACATAGGCGCCTCGACAGGGAACAGAAGAAATCCTATCAT ATCACATTTGATAtcttggacaaaattacaaagcaaaaaatTGACCGAGATCTATCTTTTGATGTGGATGTAAGAGACATAAACGACAACGCACCGAGGTTCGCTGCGTTTCAGAAAAGTTACGATGTGAAAGAAAATACGAAAGAAG GAGAATACCTGCCAGTGATCATGGACATTGTAGACGACGATGAGCCAGGCACAATCAACTCATCAGTTGTGGTCACTGTGGGTAAACAAAGCCCACCTGAACCAAAGATTGCAGTAAAGAGCATTAATGGCAAACTACATCAACTCATATCTGAAGGATGCTTTGACTATGAT aaagaaaaacacttttccatTGTTATTAATGCATCTGATCGTGGAAAACCACCAGTTTCCAGAACTGAAGTTATTGAACTCAATATTATTGACACAAACAGTCATCCACCCACGTTTAAGAAGAGACAG taTGAAGCTGAGGCTGTGGAAATGCAAACCCCTGATGATATTTTAAGAGTTGCAGTAGAGGATAAGGACACTCCCAACACTGACGGCTGGCGAGCCAAGTACTCCTTTATTAGTGGCAATGAagataaaatctacaaaattaCCACTGACCCTAAAACAAATGAAGGGATCATTGGTGTTGTCAAG GCGAAGAATTTTGACGTAACTACTTTGGTAAAACTGCAAATCAGAGTTGAGAATATTGAACCATTAAAAGTCTGTAAAGATGGAAAATTAATTGAAGATTCAAGCATCCTTCCAGCAAAAGATTCTGTCAACGTCACAGTGAAAATGGTTGACACTAATGATGCTCCGGTGTTCGAAAAATTTACAGCTGAGGTATACCAGACAGAGGAATCAGAGAAAGGACAGGTGCTGTATACCCCTAAGGTTAAAGATGTTGACTCCTCTAACGTCAG GTTTGAACTGTTAGAAGACCCTGCTAAATGGGTGACTATTGATGAAAAAACAGGAGCAATCACAACAATCGAGAAGATGGATAGAGAGTCACCTTTTGTAGATGAGAACAATATTTACAGAATTGTTATTGCTGCCATAGATGATG GTTCACCTCCAGCCACAAGTACATGCACAGTCAGTGTCCACCTCAGGGATATCAATGATAACACTCCTATGCTGCTCAACAAGACTTTCATTTTGTGTTCAAACCATGCTGACAAGGTCATGGTGCGTGCTAAAGATGCTGATGCTGAGCCATTCAGTGGACCCTTCAGTTTCTCCTTGGCAGATG gTGAAGAGGTTGGCATTGTTTTGCTGAAGAAATCTGACTACGGTAAATACTCTGTACCGATACGGATTCAGGACAAACAGAGTCAAGCTAAGGAGGAGAAATTAGCCATTGAGGTTTGTGAGTGTGACGAAACCGGTGTTTGCCCAAAGATCTTGTCAATTGGCCTTGGTGACGCTGTCATAGGAATAATTTGTGCAGGACTGCTTGCATTTCTAT TATTGCTCcttcttttgaaatgtaatcaacaaaaacatacaaacccTATATGCAGTGAAGAATACACTCAGACACTGATGAAGTACAATGAAGAAGGACCGGGCACTGATTGCAAT TCTAAGTCCAACATCTTACCATCAATGACTATGGAGAGTAATGTAAACGGCATCAAGCTGGGCCATACACAG ATGTACTCCAACATGAACCTAACAGAGTCTCAGCAGTTTGTTCACGTCCAAAGAAGTAAAAAGGAGGATTACATG ATGAATGTAAACATGGACATATTGGAGTCTCAGCGGCTGAGAGGCCTTCACAAAGGCATGACGAGAAATGCCAGA CGCTCAACAGTGTCATCAGACATGAGGAGCACAGTTCAG agctTTCCCGTCAGCCGTTCTAAGAGTACCTGGTCAGATAATCGTACTTCCAGTGTACTTCAGAGG TCTCTTTCAGTGACTTGTGATAACCAAACAAATAGCTCAGACGACTATGTCAAGATTTATGATTATGAGGGGAATGGCAACAGCTGCATGTCACTGGATTTGCTGTCATCTGGCAACCAACAGGATGATTTAAGCTTTTTGAATGATCTCGGACCACAGTTCAAGACCTTGGAAAAGATCATTATGGCAAACAAGTCTGGAGTTTCCTAA
- the cdh26.1 gene encoding cadherin-like protein 26 isoform X4, which produces MFHTKLRRFCGFLLSHCKDANFVGWLPQHYISSSLYHRHSCQRGKELARSMMRSLSLLLLVALIVLGGSTEGSEHHKQAKREILSRSKRRWVLSTIELEEEMDVKYPYKISTMHNLKTADTEYEFEIKGDGVKEGLFSINKTTGEVYVHRRLDREQKKSYHITFDILDKITKQKIDRDLSFDVDVRDINDNAPRFAAFQKSYDVKENTKEGEYLPVIMDIVDDDEPGTINSSVVVTVGKQSPPEPKIAVKSINGKLHQLISEGCFDYDKEKHFSIVINASDRGKPPVSRTEVIELNIIDTNSHPPTFKKRQYEAEAVEMQTPDDILRVAVEDKDTPNTDGWRAKYSFISGNEDKIYKITTDPKTNEGIIGVVKAKNFDVTTLVKLQIRVENIEPLKVCKDGKLIEDSSILPAKDSVNVTVKMVDTNDAPVFEKFTAEVYQTEESEKGQVLYTPKVKDVDSSNVRFELLEDPAKWVTIDEKTGAITTIEKMDRESPFVDENNIYRIVIAAIDDGSPPATSTCTVSVHLRDINDNTPMLLNKTFILCSNHADKVMVRAKDADAEPFSGPFSFSLADGKTVSERWKIDPTYGEEVGIVLLKKSDYGKYSVPIRIQDKQSQAKEEKLAIEVCECDETGVCPKILSIGLGDAVIGIICAGLLAFLLLLLLLKCNQQKHTNPICSEEYTQTLMKYNEEGPGTDCNSKSNILPSMTMESNVNGIKLGHTQMNSNINLTESQQLVHFQRSNNKDCTVFMANSSGFSP; this is translated from the exons ATGTTTCATACCAAACTAAGACGGTTTTGTGGTTTCTTACTGAGTCACTGCAAAGACGCAAACTTTGTGGGTTGGCTTCCCCAGCACTATATATCAAGTAGCCTCTACCACAGACACTCCTGTCAGAGAGGAAAGGAATTAGCGAGAAGCATGATGAGGAGCCTTTCCCTGCTTCTGTTG GTTGCATTAATAGTCTTGGGAGGTAGTACAGAGGGCAGTGAGCACCATAAACAAGCTAAACGG GAAATCTTATCACGTTCCAAAAGAAGATGGGTCCTGTCTACGATAGAACTAGAAGAGGAAATGGACGTGAAATACCCGTACAAAATTTCTACA ATGCACAATCTTAAGACAGCAGATACAGAATATGAGTTTGAAATAAAGGGAGATGGTGTGAAAGAAGGACTGTTCAGCATTAATAAAACAACTGGAGAAGTCTATGTACATAGGCGCCTCGACAGGGAACAGAAGAAATCCTATCAT ATCACATTTGATAtcttggacaaaattacaaagcaaaaaatTGACCGAGATCTATCTTTTGATGTGGATGTAAGAGACATAAACGACAACGCACCGAGGTTCGCTGCGTTTCAGAAAAGTTACGATGTGAAAGAAAATACGAAAGAAG GAGAATACCTGCCAGTGATCATGGACATTGTAGACGACGATGAGCCAGGCACAATCAACTCATCAGTTGTGGTCACTGTGGGTAAACAAAGCCCACCTGAACCAAAGATTGCAGTAAAGAGCATTAATGGCAAACTACATCAACTCATATCTGAAGGATGCTTTGACTATGAT aaagaaaaacacttttccatTGTTATTAATGCATCTGATCGTGGAAAACCACCAGTTTCCAGAACTGAAGTTATTGAACTCAATATTATTGACACAAACAGTCATCCACCCACGTTTAAGAAGAGACAG taTGAAGCTGAGGCTGTGGAAATGCAAACCCCTGATGATATTTTAAGAGTTGCAGTAGAGGATAAGGACACTCCCAACACTGACGGCTGGCGAGCCAAGTACTCCTTTATTAGTGGCAATGAagataaaatctacaaaattaCCACTGACCCTAAAACAAATGAAGGGATCATTGGTGTTGTCAAG GCGAAGAATTTTGACGTAACTACTTTGGTAAAACTGCAAATCAGAGTTGAGAATATTGAACCATTAAAAGTCTGTAAAGATGGAAAATTAATTGAAGATTCAAGCATCCTTCCAGCAAAAGATTCTGTCAACGTCACAGTGAAAATGGTTGACACTAATGATGCTCCGGTGTTCGAAAAATTTACAGCTGAGGTATACCAGACAGAGGAATCAGAGAAAGGACAGGTGCTGTATACCCCTAAGGTTAAAGATGTTGACTCCTCTAACGTCAG GTTTGAACTGTTAGAAGACCCTGCTAAATGGGTGACTATTGATGAAAAAACAGGAGCAATCACAACAATCGAGAAGATGGATAGAGAGTCACCTTTTGTAGATGAGAACAATATTTACAGAATTGTTATTGCTGCCATAGATGATG GTTCACCTCCAGCCACAAGTACATGCACAGTCAGTGTCCACCTCAGGGATATCAATGATAACACTCCTATGCTGCTCAACAAGACTTTCATTTTGTGTTCAAACCATGCTGACAAGGTCATGGTGCGTGCTAAAGATGCTGATGCTGAGCCATTCAGTGGACCCTTCAGTTTCTCCTTGGCAGATGGTAAAACTGTGAGCGAACGCTGGAAAATAGATCCTACCTACG gTGAAGAGGTTGGCATTGTTTTGCTGAAGAAATCTGACTACGGTAAATACTCTGTACCGATACGGATTCAGGACAAACAGAGTCAAGCTAAGGAGGAGAAATTAGCCATTGAGGTTTGTGAGTGTGACGAAACCGGTGTTTGCCCAAAGATCTTGTCAATTGGCCTTGGTGACGCTGTCATAGGAATAATTTGTGCAGGACTGCTTGCATTTCTAT TATTGCTCcttcttttgaaatgtaatcaacaaaaacatacaaacccTATATGCAGTGAAGAATACACTCAGACACTGATGAAGTACAATGAAGAAGGACCGGGCACTGATTGCAAT TCTAAGTCCAACATCTTACCATCAATGACTATGGAGAGTAATGTAAACGGCATCAAGCTGGGCCATACACAG ATGAACTCCAACATAAACCTAACAGAGTCTCAGCAGCTTGTTCACTTCCAAAGAAGCAATAATAAGGATTGCACAGTATTTATGGCTAACTCGTCTGGTTTTTCTCCATAA
- the cdh26.1 gene encoding cadherin-like protein 26 isoform X3 yields MGPVYDRTRRGNGREIPMHNLKTADTEYEFEIKGDGVKEGLFSINKTTGEVYVHRRLDREQKKSYHITFDILDKITKQKIDRDLSFDVDVRDINDNAPRFAAFQKSYDVKENTKEGEYLPVIMDIVDDDEPGTINSSVVVTVGKQSPPEPKIAVKSINGKLHQLISEGCFDYDKEKHFSIVINASDRGKPPVSRTEVIELNIIDTNSHPPTFKKRQYEAEAVEMQTPDDILRVAVEDKDTPNTDGWRAKYSFISGNEDKIYKITTDPKTNEGIIGVVKAKNFDVTTLVKLQIRVENIEPLKVCKDGKLIEDSSILPAKDSVNVTVKMVDTNDAPVFEKFTAEVYQTEESEKGQVLYTPKVKDVDSSNVRFELLEDPAKWVTIDEKTGAITTIEKMDRESPFVDENNIYRIVIAAIDDGSPPATSTCTVSVHLRDINDNTPMLLNKTFILCSNHADKVMVRAKDADAEPFSGPFSFSLADGKTVSERWKIDPTYGEEVGIVLLKKSDYGKYSVPIRIQDKQSQAKEEKLAIEVCECDETGVCPKILSIGLGDAVIGIICAGLLAFLLLLLLLKCNQQKHTNPICSEEYTQTLMKYNEEGPGTDCNSKSNILPSMTMESNVNGIKLGHTQMYSNMNLTESQQFVHVQRSKKEDYMMNVNMDILESQRLRGLHKGMTRNARRSTVSSDMRSTVQSFPVSRSKSTWSDNRTSSVLQRSLSVTCDNQTNSSDDYVKIYDYEGNGNSCMSLDLLSSGNQQDDLSFLNDLGPQFKTLEKIIMANKSGVS; encoded by the exons ATGGGTCCTGTCTACGATAGAACTAGAAGAGGAAATGGACGTGAAATACCC ATGCACAATCTTAAGACAGCAGATACAGAATATGAGTTTGAAATAAAGGGAGATGGTGTGAAAGAAGGACTGTTCAGCATTAATAAAACAACTGGAGAAGTCTATGTACATAGGCGCCTCGACAGGGAACAGAAGAAATCCTATCAT ATCACATTTGATAtcttggacaaaattacaaagcaaaaaatTGACCGAGATCTATCTTTTGATGTGGATGTAAGAGACATAAACGACAACGCACCGAGGTTCGCTGCGTTTCAGAAAAGTTACGATGTGAAAGAAAATACGAAAGAAG GAGAATACCTGCCAGTGATCATGGACATTGTAGACGACGATGAGCCAGGCACAATCAACTCATCAGTTGTGGTCACTGTGGGTAAACAAAGCCCACCTGAACCAAAGATTGCAGTAAAGAGCATTAATGGCAAACTACATCAACTCATATCTGAAGGATGCTTTGACTATGAT aaagaaaaacacttttccatTGTTATTAATGCATCTGATCGTGGAAAACCACCAGTTTCCAGAACTGAAGTTATTGAACTCAATATTATTGACACAAACAGTCATCCACCCACGTTTAAGAAGAGACAG taTGAAGCTGAGGCTGTGGAAATGCAAACCCCTGATGATATTTTAAGAGTTGCAGTAGAGGATAAGGACACTCCCAACACTGACGGCTGGCGAGCCAAGTACTCCTTTATTAGTGGCAATGAagataaaatctacaaaattaCCACTGACCCTAAAACAAATGAAGGGATCATTGGTGTTGTCAAG GCGAAGAATTTTGACGTAACTACTTTGGTAAAACTGCAAATCAGAGTTGAGAATATTGAACCATTAAAAGTCTGTAAAGATGGAAAATTAATTGAAGATTCAAGCATCCTTCCAGCAAAAGATTCTGTCAACGTCACAGTGAAAATGGTTGACACTAATGATGCTCCGGTGTTCGAAAAATTTACAGCTGAGGTATACCAGACAGAGGAATCAGAGAAAGGACAGGTGCTGTATACCCCTAAGGTTAAAGATGTTGACTCCTCTAACGTCAG GTTTGAACTGTTAGAAGACCCTGCTAAATGGGTGACTATTGATGAAAAAACAGGAGCAATCACAACAATCGAGAAGATGGATAGAGAGTCACCTTTTGTAGATGAGAACAATATTTACAGAATTGTTATTGCTGCCATAGATGATG GTTCACCTCCAGCCACAAGTACATGCACAGTCAGTGTCCACCTCAGGGATATCAATGATAACACTCCTATGCTGCTCAACAAGACTTTCATTTTGTGTTCAAACCATGCTGACAAGGTCATGGTGCGTGCTAAAGATGCTGATGCTGAGCCATTCAGTGGACCCTTCAGTTTCTCCTTGGCAGATGGTAAAACTGTGAGCGAACGCTGGAAAATAGATCCTACCTACG gTGAAGAGGTTGGCATTGTTTTGCTGAAGAAATCTGACTACGGTAAATACTCTGTACCGATACGGATTCAGGACAAACAGAGTCAAGCTAAGGAGGAGAAATTAGCCATTGAGGTTTGTGAGTGTGACGAAACCGGTGTTTGCCCAAAGATCTTGTCAATTGGCCTTGGTGACGCTGTCATAGGAATAATTTGTGCAGGACTGCTTGCATTTCTAT TATTGCTCcttcttttgaaatgtaatcaacaaaaacatacaaacccTATATGCAGTGAAGAATACACTCAGACACTGATGAAGTACAATGAAGAAGGACCGGGCACTGATTGCAAT TCTAAGTCCAACATCTTACCATCAATGACTATGGAGAGTAATGTAAACGGCATCAAGCTGGGCCATACACAG ATGTACTCCAACATGAACCTAACAGAGTCTCAGCAGTTTGTTCACGTCCAAAGAAGTAAAAAGGAGGATTACATG ATGAATGTAAACATGGACATATTGGAGTCTCAGCGGCTGAGAGGCCTTCACAAAGGCATGACGAGAAATGCCAGA CGCTCAACAGTGTCATCAGACATGAGGAGCACAGTTCAG agctTTCCCGTCAGCCGTTCTAAGAGTACCTGGTCAGATAATCGTACTTCCAGTGTACTTCAGAGG TCTCTTTCAGTGACTTGTGATAACCAAACAAATAGCTCAGACGACTATGTCAAGATTTATGATTATGAGGGGAATGGCAACAGCTGCATGTCACTGGATTTGCTGTCATCTGGCAACCAACAGGATGATTTAAGCTTTTTGAATGATCTCGGACCACAGTTCAAGACCTTGGAAAAGATCATTATGGCAAACAAGTCTGGAGTTTCCTAA